Proteins encoded within one genomic window of Arachis ipaensis cultivar K30076 chromosome B08, Araip1.1, whole genome shotgun sequence:
- the LOC107614227 gene encoding SNF1-related protein kinase regulatory subunit beta-3: MSSSYAENHDERTVVGFEVPKSPDSSYNNVYPGNEDETRDPPMVPSHLQHSLLGYPASIDNSTTLPSPQNVILNHLYIENREPPRSVVALGFTHRFRSKFVTVVLYKPVQRRGSTSV, translated from the exons ATGAGCAGCTCATATGCCGAAAATCAT GATGAACGGACCGTGGTTGGCTTTGAAGTTCCAAAGTCACCTGACTCTAGCTACAACAATGTATATCCAGGAAATGAAGATGAGACAAGGGATCCACCTATGGTTCCTTCACATTTGCAGCACAGTTTGCTGGGATATCCTGCTAGTATAGACAATTCAACAACTCTTCCATCGCCTCAAAATGTGATTCTAAATCATCTTTATATTGAGAACAGAGAGCCACCAAGATCTGTGGTGGCTTTGGGATTCACTCATCGCTTTCGTTCCAAGTTTGTTACAGTTGTGCTCTACAAACCAGTGCAAAGAAGGGGAAGTACAAGCGTTTGA